The genomic region acataatatatcaggtatactactgcggagagtctagaattttaaataattcaaaatgcAAAAGACGATGGAGAACctaactgtcacctgaaaaatttaaaattgagactgttagcctcgagagtgagttaaaatcatataatcctataATAATTACAGTCtccttaataaaatatttattaaatcagaataacatatcatattatattaaaacatatatcatgccataattcaaataaatacaatttaaatacttatagGACAAGTGTCTCAGCAGAAAGGCTACTAGCAtactttcggctctcttattccaataggtctggcgcccagagagcgaagctcaaccagggtccttaaatctagcCTGGAAACTTGATTTCCAAATATGCCAGAGCCTAAAGAGCAATGCTCAACCACGAACCTTCATCCGACAGTCAAATCTTCACAGCCcagagagttatactcgaccgggcaaaatccaaaaataacattttactACTTCTCTCTGATTAATACCGATGCGCACAcagtcctgatgcaacccatcaggtagCATGTTCTACTGTTACCTCATCTTGATGTCACAATCATagtatcaataataattataaatagtataatcataagcaaacataatttattcaatagcatattaaaaattaaaatttatagtcTCAAGTATAGCGAACATGAAAATCagatgtaataataataataataataatattaaaataacagtAAATATGATAGCAACtatattagaaataatattaataacgatatcgataataacaaaaataaaatttataataataatgttaataataataataataattataaatcaattaacGATGCATTTAATTTAGACATGACACAAAAGCagttgattatatgattttaactcacagttttgCCGCGTTCTGCAGTCTGCTCCTACCCCTTGGGTGGAGCTAGATGGACAGATGAATTATCTATTCATGAAAATACTCAGttaataagatattcttaatttttcctaggcctagactcctagattagactacttaaaaaaattcagaCTCAGAAATTCTACAAAAAATTCGGCAAAACCTCCTCTAAAATATGAGCGTTTACCCCCAGTATGTTGGGTCTAGAACCTACCAGAAACACTTCAAGTATTCTGCAATTAACTAACGAAAGTCGAGCCACTAAAACTGCATTATTTTTCCCCAGCTCCGCAACACACCACAGATCACAATTAATTTCAAACTGTCcgtcattaatatttatttcacaaCCAACCCACACAAAGTTTTTTTGGTATTTAAACTAATCAAACATAACCACATCTAtcacaaaacaaaacaataattaatcataccaattaatttgtaatatttacatattaaatctaattaaaattaaattatttataattgataattaatagcaacaatattttttaaaatcataaaataatttttaagatctAAATAAAGTTATACCAAGCAGAAAATCTGAAATCCTGCGCGTCCTGAAAACACCAGGGTTCGAAAGCCGGTACTGCCAACGGTGTCGAAATTCGAATCCGGAGGCACCTACATGAAGCTTGCGGTGTGAGGAGTTTGAAAACACTGAAATCATAGCCCAAATCTCGTCGGAGAACGTCAGATTGCGGCTAGAAAGGCGTTGCTCCGATGAGACTTCACCAAGGCTGCCGGCGATGATGGAGGCTGGAGGAAGCTTGGCTTAGGGTTGTTGACTGTGAGGGGCTTGTTTCCGGCCTCAGCTTTGTAAGGAGAAGGCGACAGGTGGCTGAAGCACGGTGGTAGCTCTCTCTTTCCCACGCTTGACGTTAGCAGTGGGGAGAGGAAGGAAGGAGGTACGGAGGGAAGAAGAGGCGGTGGTAGATGAAGGAAGGAGGTGATGAGGAAAAGAGAagggagaagaagaagaagaagaatgaggAGAGGGGGGGGAAGAAAAATCTTctctttgtttatttattattattatatatatatatatatatatatttatttattatttatttaatattattttatttaatttttattagagtATTACAGTTATAGTCATATTGCTACACAAAAACATCATAGAGCTCTTTCCAATCAAATTTGATGGACCTTTCCAACCCATGTACCAGTTCACTACTAGATCTTCTAATGAGAGTACAAACAACTCGATGATTTTAGTCTTAGCAAATTGAATAGTACTCATGATAGTAGCATATTGCTTTAAGTGCACCTTTGGATCTCTGATTCTATTGAACCTTTACATTTCAGGCATGTGAAATTTGGGAGGCAACTTGTCTTCTCCAGTCAACATCagtttattaaaatcaaaggtTGAATCTAAACCTTGATCTTTCAACATATCTTACATCTTGTTGAGCCTTTTGGTCAGACTATGCAGCATCTTAGATTCCATAATAGCTTTTGCAgtaaaaacatatttttcttGGTTTGTTCTAGCATGTAGTCATATAGATTTCAAAGGTGTTCACTATGTGCTTCTTCATCACGAGTAGCTGTTACAGTAGTTGCAGGGACAGTAGTAGTCTTTTGGATAGTCTATTTTTCAAAGATCTCAGCCAAAGCTTGTTGGAGTTCCTCTTGGATCATAATCCTTAGGTCAACCATGATTGCAATCTTGATATGATGAATGTCTTGCTTGTGGACCATCTCTGAAAGTAGTGGACTTCTTGGATTCTTGTCTAGTATTACCTTGATTGCTAGTGAAATGGGTCCTCTTGACAGTCTTTTTGTCTTATCCAAACTAAGGATGATAATCTAAAATGGCTTCAAAATAAGGAGTTAGTATAATGCATGAATTCATAgtatgcatgatgcacgtgtAATGCACAGTAGACAAGCTAGAAAACATATCAAAGTCAAAGAATACGCAAAGTATATTACAACCATCattccaaccttattactcccaAACACGGCTCGAGGTGAGTCCTTCTTTCTTAGGATTTTAGGCCTGGGCTTCCTACCAACAGGAAATAGTAGGCCCAACGCGCATGCCATAATCTCTCAAAGCAGATTTAAAACAAACAAGGTAATATTTTTCACTATAAGTACGAAGCCTACATATTTTGGGCCTGGGCCTAATTTCACACGTTCCTCGGCCAAGGCTTTTCAATATTTAggcttaaatatttttaaagagagACATCTCAAATAGCAATCAAAATGGGCTCGTAGGGGAGATTACTACTATCATTACCATGATCTGAGTCTTGTGTAAGGCCAAAAGGCTACCACAAGCCAAAATTGTTCTTTCTTGGCTCGTCTCCCCACTTAAGGGTTCATGCGATGAAGaaaattcactcattacttgtgagtgatggttagctagtgttgcaattttagggttcaagtggaaccaaagaactaCTAACCGACGCTATCGGGGCTGTAGGGGCCAACGTGCACTATGTGTGAAAGTGTAGTAATGCAAGAACCAtccgttaaataataaaattaagacaGACATACACTGGAATCAACTTTTCTTATAGGCAGCGGTTCCGGGcacgcacccaagtgtctttagagACTACGCACTGCAAGGCTTTTTAACCTTATTGGGAACATGCTTACTAATCAGAAAGACTAGCGCGGAAATCAGAATTGACACCCGGGCAACCgtgacacttttactaatgagtaaCACTATAAAGAAGCTTACGTCacaaatctagagatggatccgaaagctaacttctttatttgtatatatttgtctttaattttattgtttaacgggctattccctataaatgcaatagTTATATATGACAAATCAAGTACTACAGTATATGAGGTCCTCCTAAATCTAACCCTTTTTATTAAAGCTCAGCTTGTATTCCAAGTTATTAACCtaacttactaattaattatgtacaaaacCCACTTAGtttagcccaattacaagttatgtTTTGATTTCCAACTTTTAAGCCTAATAGactattatttatgaaaatgccCAGTTCAGTgatcttaaatttaatatggctcaattaattcaattaaagtatgaaaaaacccactaagtctatatggattttaaatttagccCCAATATACCATCTCCTTAACTTAAtggactataatttttatgtcaGGTCTAATTTTAAGGCCTAATGTCTATATGTCcagttttaattaggcaatcaaaTAGCAGATATTTGGCATACAtccaaaataaagtaaaaacaaagtgcaggaaaattaaatctagctattacaatcctcctataattaaaaatcaaaagaaaaatgcatatACTTAGTTATAGTGTACAAAAATTGCCAAAAATCacataaaaatccaaaaatagagCCAAAATTGGTTCAGATCCGATTCTGCTTAGCGCATTGTCGATTGGTACTGcacagagccgattggctctagggCTTGGTAATGATCAATTTTGCATCTTTTCTTCGATCATCTCGCCCCGAAGCAGATTTAACATGCACAAgagataaaaatatgattaaaactCGAGAAAATAGGGTGAAAGACataacaaaacaaattaaattatgctagaaaattttaaataatacaaACCCTAGAAAGCAAAAAACTGACTAAAGGTAAATAAAACATCACATGGCAAATTCtagattttaattatgtagctctaaaaacttgatgcaatcacataattattaaaaaatagccATAAATCTAACATGCTACTCTAACTATTCCAATTATTAGATCCAAAACCTAATACATTcatattattagattcaaaatccaagatatttatattatcatattaaaaatccaaCATACATAAATATCACAAAGACATATAACGCTATTAAAAACCTTAGATTTAACTACATAGAGGGATATAAAGCATTtgaaatcaatcttaacatgtttctagaatcataaaaataaaagaaccagtaaagaaaaataagacaTTGATGATGCTGAATTTTAGAGAACCCCTAGATTGTCACCATAGATTGTTGATCTGCGAGTCTCTAAAGATAATAAAGCGGTTGAATTAAAGATCGGATGAGAACCCACTATTATCTAGGGTTGAAGAAATCTTCTATCATTCTAAACAACTTTTCTAATTCAAAactctttcttagtgacttctCTGTCAGTTTCCTAAAAGCTTAAATGAACGTCTAAATTAATGAACGTCTAGTTGCTTAACGAATGTAGTTAACCTGAGACCTAAGACATATTGTTCTATTTATAGCAATAGGGTTAGGAAATTCTAGATGTATTGGATaagtgttaattatttaaaataaaactcattgattatctttttcttttatcatattaatatctaataaaataaaataaacttttttatattcaaataattatcattaaaaatatccaataattatcacaaataatttctataaacgtttttttatcaatttcagtGTTTTAAGTCAAAAGATATACAAAAAATGGCGTCGAATCTCGAGTAGCCAATCGGCACTGTAGAGAACCAATCGGCTGTacgtagagccgattggcttcAAGAGTAAGaagttctaaaaatattaacaatttagtctctgaatttataaaaactatcGTTTCACcccttaaatttaattttttctgtcAATTGAgttcaaattgattttagaaagtaattttagttcaattattctcaaccCGAACTTGGATTCGTCCATTCTCAATCTCCCGAGACTCAAAAATGCAATAACTTTTATCATcggatttttcataattccctTGATATCTGCATCTAGAAAATAGGTGCTGACAAAGAGATGgtaatttttctatatgtGTGTATGTTCTATTGATAGTAATACCTATTTTTAGGTATAATAGGTTACGGAAATAgaattctatttatataagaaaactatttatagaCATAATGATAGACATCCAATATAAttcaaacaatttaatattattataataataatctcattctaatataataaaaaattatttttataaaatgagatttagtaatttaaactttttatattgattaaatgGGTTGAATTGATTACTTTTAGTAAATAactgaataaattaattaaaaaaattaaatataagctAATTTCCAACTCTAAATTTGAGGGTGGAAATTGTCACTTTAAGCAACAAGAGGGTTGGATTCAAGGTCGCATCAAAATTTGATGAATAATCCCCGTTTTCTCACTACCATGATTTAAcagaaaccaaaaaaaaaaaaaaaaaaaaaaaaaccagcAACAGCAATCTAAAAATGAAATACAACAGCAAATCTTGAGTTTTACTTGCCTACTGCATTATTAGCCATGCCATCCTCTCCTAAATTCCTGAATTCTCGGCATTTCAATTCATCAACTACGTCTTCCCCCAGATCAACGATTGTGATGCTCTCATGTCTCTTCATTGGCATCTCCGGTTTTATATACGGACTCATTGCTCCTTCCGCAGGCTACCGTTGCTCCTACTCCGTTTCTGAACCTCGATCTGTCCGCGTACAGTGGGATAATAACAACAACGACGCTACACTCTCAAATGCCGCAGCTAAAAACAGACACAAAGTAATGGGCTTTGTCGGCATTCAAACTGGATTCAGCTCTGTTGGCCGTAGACAATCCTTGAGAAAGACTTGGATGCCCTCCGATCGCATTGCCCTTCAACGGTagctaaattttatattttgaatgcTTAGTTAGGTTTCTTTAAATGCCCCATGTacaagaattgaattatttggtATAAATTGAACCGAATTCTTGCATTATCGTCTACATTTTTCGCGCGGTTTCACTGCTTTCAGACTGCCTAGTTGAACTTTAGCAAGTGGTGAGCTTTTCAAACATTTGAATTCAGTTTGTATTGCTAAAATTTCCTTATACACTTTGTTTTCAGTTGAAAGAATCAGATTCTAGTAATTATGACATCTTTTCAAACATGGGAACTGACGAAAAATTATCCAATTGAATTTGATTCTTGTATTTGGTAATCAATGAATTAGAAGTAGATAGACTTTAATACTGATGGCTTTTGCAGGTTGGAGGAATCTACTGGTTTGGCATTCAGGTTTATAATTGGTAAAGCTAATGATAAATCAAAGTTGGCAATGCTCAGAAAAGAAGTTGCAGAATATGATGATTTCCTGCTATTAGATATTGAGGAACAGTACAGCAAGCTCCCCTATAAAACGTTAGTGCTGATTAATCAATTATTGTGTAGTTGTGGttactctttttttataaattcttgcTTTCGATAATTCTGTGCTAAACTAATCTGAATTTTGCAGTTTAGCATTCTTTAAAGCTGCATATGCACTTTTTGATGCTGAGTTTTATGTCAAAGCCGACGATGACATTTATTTGAGGCCAGGTTATTAGATTTCTGCTTTAACATGTGCTCCGTTTTGTTAGATAATCTTTCTGTTCAATTTCACACGGCAACTGCATTACTATCCTTTGAATTGGATGCTAGATCGACTGTCAATACTCTTGGCAAAAGAGCGGTCCCACTCCCAAACTTACCTTGGATGCATGAAAAAGGGGCCTGTTTTCACTGATCCAAAGCTCAAATGGTGAGTcgcccttttttttttttttttttcttatagttttttccttttgtttgtCCCGGGCCTATAGTCCTCGTGATCATTATTCTTACTCGATTGCAATTATCAATGATCTTGATAACAACTATCCTAATAGAACGGAAAGATGACTATTAGAAGCTGTTACATGGTGATGCATCAAtgatcaaaattatttttgcattCTTGCATCATCTACGATGATTTGAAATAAAGGAATGACTATAAGACCATGCAAGTATTAAGTAAACAAGTCTATAACAGGATGCTGTGCACCAATGTTGGTAAACTAAATGGTGCTTTATGCCTTCAAGTTGTGCAATCATGGTCAACCCTTGAAATTATGGTATTCAAATGTAATTATATTGCAGATTTTCTATCCTACCTAAGGGTTTTATAAATTGAAACCAATATGATCAATTGATGATAAGAAtcagaattttttttcattttagggTGAATTAAAGTTTTATTCTCATTTTAGGGTAGTTTTGAtatgaaagagagagaaattgCTCCAACTACTCCAAGTGGCGAGAGGCATTTCCAAAGACTCCTTCGGCCAGTCAAATTAGTGAGATTGGTAATCCCACTATTGCAAATGGTGGAGCTCACTGTAATTTAGCCCCTCACAACATTGCAAGTAGCGGGAGGCTTACAATTACTGCAAATTAGGCCTCCCACTACTTGCAAGGTGTGAGGCCcttaacaaagaaaattagCCAGCCTACCGCTAAGGTTTTTCTTCTGAAAGAAGGCCCACCATTTCAAGTGGTGGaggataaattaaataagaaattaatttatcttcCTCCTCTTTAAGTGGCGGGAGaggatatttaaaaaaaataaaatttta from Ricinus communis isolate WT05 ecotype wild-type chromosome 9, ASM1957865v1, whole genome shotgun sequence harbors:
- the LOC8287527 gene encoding probable beta-1,3-galactosyltransferase 14 isoform X2, encoding MPSSPKFLNSRHFNSSTTSSPRSTIVMLSCLFIGISGFIYGLIAPSAGYRCSYSVSEPRSVRVQWDNNNNDATLSNAAAKNRHKVMGFVGIQTGFSSVGRRQSLRKTWMPSDRIALQRLEESTGLAFRFIIGKANDKSKLAMLRKEVAEYDDFLLLDIEEQYSKLPYKTLAFFKAAYALFDAEFYVKADDDIYLRPDRLSILLAKERSHSQTYLGCMKKGPVFTDPKLKWYEPLSYLLGKEYFLHAYGPIYALSADVVASLGALRNDRILPYYEEEKP
- the LOC8287527 gene encoding probable beta-1,3-galactosyltransferase 14 isoform X1 yields the protein MPSSPKFLNSRHFNSSTTSSPRSTIVMLSCLFIGISGFIYGLIAPSAGYRCSYSVSEPRSVRVQWDNNNNDATLSNAAAKNRHKVMGFVGIQTGFSSVGRRQSLRKTWMPSDRIALQRLEESTGLAFRFIIGKANDKSKLAMLRKEVAEYDDFLLLDIEEQYSKLPYKTLAFFKAAYALFDAEFYVKADDDIYLRPDRLSILLAKERSHSQTYLGCMKKGPVFTDPKLKWYEPLSYLLGKEYFLHAYGPIYALSADVVASLGALRNDSFRMFSNEDVTIGAWMLAMNVNHEDNRALCEPECTPTSIAVWDIPKCSGLCSPETKLLELHQKVTCSNSPTVVSDD